In Elaeis guineensis isolate ETL-2024a chromosome 1, EG11, whole genome shotgun sequence, a genomic segment contains:
- the LOC105038352 gene encoding probable mediator of RNA polymerase II transcription subunit 26c produces the protein MDAEDLRRVMRSTGVDLWTLIEAAIDVAARDHGKELRARRDGIVERLYATRPRTVDRCGSCAPAAGGGGGAAGREAGSQSRGGAEGKGSMSPAARKRAATRSPPSMNGEEREGQDYGRDDDRPIDEQTKILAIKDFLEDPDQSEDSLVSLLQNLADMEITFQALKETDIGRIVNGFRKHPSAEVRQLVKQLVRRWKDLVDEWVKSNSAGDAAYITYGDSPQQIPVKNNNQNGHQQAPEFGYSTNPHNGYASTERNGGELVEPKAKPAPRKEAPAKPNHPSPPSAPSPAAKEDSLLDAERLASARRRLHENYQEAQNAKKQRTIQVMDIHEIPKPKNSFMRNKGGFQAKHW, from the exons ATGGATGCGGAGGATTTGAGAAGGGTGATGAGGAGCACGGGCGTGGATCTGTGGACGCTAATCGAGGCCGCGATCGATGTAGCTGCCCGGGATCATGGCAAGGAGCTGAGGGCGCGGCGGGACGGGATCGTGGAGCGCCTCTACGCGACGCGGCCGAGGACGGTGGATCGCTGCGGGAGCTGCGCTCCCGCCGCCGGTGGCGGCGGCGGAGCTGCGGGGCGGGAGGCGGGGAGCCAATCGAGAGGGGGAGCGGAGGGGAAGGGGAGTATGAGCCCCGCGGCCAGGAAACGGGCGGCGACGCGGTCGCCGCCGTCGATGAACGGTGAGGAGAGAGAAGGACAAGACTATGGGAGGGATGATGACCGTCCGATCGACGAGCAGACCAAGATCTTGGCTATTAAAGATTTTCTAGAAGATCCCGATCAG TCGGAGGATTCTCTGGTAAGCCTGCTGCAAAATCTTGCAGACATGGAGATTACTTTCCAGGCTCTCAAG GAAACGGATATAGGAAGGATTGTGAACGGATTCCGGAAGCATCCCTCCGCGGAAGTACGGCAATTGGTTAAGCAGCTCGTCAG GAGGTGGAAAGATCTCGTAGACGAGTGGGTGAAATCGAATTCCGCCGGCGACGCTGCTTATATCA CTTATGGAGACTCGCCACAGCAAATCCCTGTAAAAAATAACAATCAAAACGGGCACCAACAG GCTCCAGAATTCGGTTACTCAACAAATCCTCACA ATGGTTACGCGAGCACTGAGAGAAATGGCGGGGAATTAGTGGAGCCGAAGGCGAAGCCCGCCCCGCGGAAGGAAGCTCCCGCCAAGCCAAACCACCCCTCCCCGCCTTCAGCACCCTCTCCAGCT gcCAAGGAGGACAGCCTGCTGGATGCCGAGAGACTCGCTTCCGCGAGAAGACGTCTCCATGAAAACTACCAAGAAGCCCAAAACG CGAAAAAGCAACGGACCATTCAGGTGATGGATATCCATGAGATACCGAAGCCGAAAAATTCCTTCATGCGGAATAAAGGCGGTTTCCAGGCCAAGCACTGGTGA